A DNA window from Ipomoea triloba cultivar NCNSP0323 chromosome 10, ASM357664v1 contains the following coding sequences:
- the LOC116032677 gene encoding la-related protein 6A, giving the protein MEPEPESDSGSGSRGVPIPITSHTVAATASSPPLDDEDDDHHPDFSPVGSPDFHEDLPQHSDQPHPSSTAALTDDLRLKIIKQVEYYFSDENLPTDKFLLKYVTKSEEGYVPLKVIASFRKLKKLTREIPLIVTALKESSLLVVSSDEKRVKRLNPLPYIEARDPQLCTVLVENLPEDHSVENLRQLFGSAGRIKHISIREPHAERDPKKCTIAEKLLSGKLHALVEFDSVESAEKAVATLNNEQDWRFGLRVKLLKKAASKRGQKKKVWRESDPDRHTCGQASDQAIDEENHHPSEHHGDSHDEEEGDHLSKETIGEHAPRERNGHTGRNRGRGRRPQKRGTNMPVHGMHPSSGHGHGTEPSKPPPGPRMPDGTRGFTMGRGRPLASSPV; this is encoded by the exons ATGGAACCCGAACCCGAATCTGATTCCGGATCCGGATCCAGGGGAGTCCCCATCCCCATCACCTCCCACACCGTCGCTGCCACCGCTTCGTCTCCACCGCTTGACGACGAAGATGATGATCACCATCCTGATTTCTCTCCCGTCGGATCCCCTGACTTCCACGAGGATCTTCCTCAGCACTCCGATCAACCTCACCCCTCCTCCACCGCTGCTCTCACCGATGACCTTCGCCTCAAGATTATCAAGCAG GTGGAATATTACTTCAGTGATGAAAATTTGCCAACGGATAAGTTTCTTCTGAAATATGTGACCAAGAGTGAGGAAGGATATG TTCCTCTTAAAGTCATTGCTTCATTTAGAAAACTGAAGAAGCTGACCAGGGAGATACCTCTGATTGTGACTGCACTCAAGGAATCCTCTCTTCTG GTTGTCAGTTCTGATGAGAAAAGGGTGAAGCGGCTAAATCCTCTCCCATACATTGAGGCCAGGGATCCTCAg CTATGCACTGTATTGGTGGAAAACTTACCAGAGGATCATTCGGTGGAAAATCTTAGGCAACTATTTGGTTCTGCTGGACG CATCAAGCATATCAGCATCCGGGAACCACATGCTGAAAGAGATCCCAAAAAGTGTACAATTGCAGAGAAGCTGCTTAGTGGCAAG CTCCATGCTCTTGTTGAATTTGACTCTGTGGAATCTGCTGAAAAAGCT GTGGCCACTTTGAATAACGAACAAGATTGGAGATTTGGCTTGCGGGTGAAACTTCTCAAGAAAGCGGCG AGCAAGCGGGGACAGAAAAAGAAAGTCTGGAGGGAATCAGATCCTGATAGGCATACTTGTGGTCAAGCATCTGATCAAGCTATAGATGAGGAGAACCACCATCCAAGCGAGCACCATGGTGATTCACATGATGAAGAG GAAGGGGACCATTTATCAAAGGAGACAATTGGCGAGCATGCACCAAGGGAAAGAAATGGACATACAGGGCGCAACAGAGGACGTGGAAGGAGGCCGCAAAAACGTGGTACAAATATGCCAG TCCATGGAATGCACCCGTCCTCCGGTCACGGTCATGGTACTGAACCCTCAAAACCTCCTCCGGGTCCAAGAATGCCAGATGGAACTAGAGGATTTACAATGGGGCGAGGACGACCTCTGGCTTCAAGTCCAGTGTAA